A single window of Streptomyces xanthii DNA harbors:
- a CDS encoding branched-chain amino acid ABC transporter permease: MTTMTDTTMNKTDAPTRGLLPLPAGAARALVLAGGIATTASAFLAWTWTAEFPGDLTITGYPGGLQWLTFVAGILAALTGLGHYGVPGLRALGANGNNAPAALAALGAFGTTWFTVIAIAAKLGGLANLEPGGWIAAVASLLPLLGAFALPQQGAGTQSAKDTFRGYLAKPDHLTPIALPSPWIQRVLVTAVTIVGLTVFTYGIDTEYGELFIGFLIVTVFAIWALHTAGLLDVVSRLTAKNRAFTLAMGFAAAIAFPFTQTDDHYANIGVNILIFGTVALGLNIVVGLAGLLDLGYVAFLGVGAYTAALVSGSEFSTFSGVQFPFWAAALTGAAASLVFGVLIGAPTLRLRGDYLAIVTLGFGEIFRIAVNNMDGDSGPDLTNGPNGIPSIPDLNLLGIDFGQSHDIAGFTLGRFANYYLLMVLVMAIVVLVYTRAADSRIGRSWVAIREDETAATAMGINGFRVKLVAFALGAALAGLAGTVSAHVTYSVVPNPYQFAGSTPPNSAFLLAAVVLGGMGTVAGPLLGAALLYLLPEKLVFLQDKSLLAFGVALVLLMRFRPEGIIANRRRQLEFHETGQLDVPEQRLPDEPATTKAGA, encoded by the coding sequence GTGACCACCATGACGGACACCACCATGAACAAGACGGACGCCCCCACCCGCGGGCTCCTCCCCCTCCCGGCCGGCGCCGCCCGCGCCCTCGTCCTCGCCGGCGGCATCGCCACCACGGCCTCCGCCTTCCTCGCCTGGACCTGGACCGCCGAATTCCCCGGCGACCTCACCATCACCGGCTACCCCGGCGGCCTCCAGTGGCTCACCTTCGTCGCCGGCATCCTCGCCGCCCTCACCGGACTCGGCCACTACGGCGTCCCCGGCCTGCGCGCCCTCGGCGCCAACGGCAACAACGCACCCGCCGCACTCGCCGCACTCGGCGCCTTCGGCACCACCTGGTTCACCGTCATCGCGATCGCCGCCAAACTCGGCGGACTCGCCAACCTCGAACCCGGTGGCTGGATCGCGGCCGTCGCCTCCCTGCTGCCCCTCCTCGGCGCGTTCGCCCTCCCCCAACAGGGAGCCGGCACCCAGAGCGCCAAGGACACCTTCCGCGGCTACCTCGCCAAGCCCGACCACCTCACCCCCATCGCACTGCCCAGCCCCTGGATCCAGCGCGTCCTCGTCACCGCCGTCACCATCGTCGGCCTCACCGTCTTCACCTACGGCATCGACACCGAGTACGGCGAACTCTTCATCGGCTTCCTCATCGTCACCGTCTTCGCCATCTGGGCCCTCCACACCGCCGGCCTGCTCGACGTGGTCTCCCGGCTCACCGCCAAGAACCGCGCCTTCACGCTCGCCATGGGCTTCGCCGCCGCGATCGCCTTCCCCTTCACCCAGACCGACGACCACTACGCCAACATCGGCGTCAACATCCTGATCTTCGGCACCGTCGCCCTCGGCCTCAACATCGTCGTCGGCCTCGCCGGACTCCTCGACCTCGGATACGTCGCCTTCCTCGGCGTCGGCGCCTACACCGCCGCCCTCGTCTCCGGCTCCGAGTTCTCCACCTTCTCCGGCGTCCAGTTCCCCTTCTGGGCCGCCGCCCTCACCGGCGCCGCCGCATCCCTCGTCTTCGGCGTCCTCATCGGCGCCCCGACCCTGCGACTGCGCGGCGACTACCTCGCCATCGTCACCCTCGGCTTCGGAGAGATCTTCCGCATCGCCGTCAACAACATGGACGGCGACTCCGGACCCGACCTCACCAACGGCCCCAACGGCATCCCCTCGATCCCGGACCTCAACCTCCTCGGCATCGACTTCGGCCAGAGCCACGACATCGCCGGCTTCACCCTCGGCCGCTTCGCCAACTACTACCTGCTCATGGTCCTCGTCATGGCCATCGTCGTCCTCGTCTACACCCGCGCCGCCGACTCCCGCATCGGCCGCAGCTGGGTCGCCATCCGCGAGGACGAGACCGCCGCCACCGCCATGGGCATCAACGGCTTCCGCGTCAAACTCGTCGCGTTCGCCCTCGGCGCCGCCCTCGCCGGCCTCGCCGGCACCGTCAGCGCCCACGTCACCTACAGCGTCGTCCCGAACCCCTACCAGTTCGCCGGATCGACCCCGCCAAACTCCGCGTTCCTCCTCGCCGCCGTCGTCCTCGGCGGCATGGGCACCGTCGCAGGACCCCTCCTCGGCGCAGCACTCCTCTACCTCCTCCCCGAGAAGCTCGTCTTCCTCCAGGACAAGTCGCTCCTCGCCTTCGGCGTCGCCCTCGTCCTCCTGATGCGCTTCCGCCCCGAGGGCATCATCGCCAACCGCCGCCGCCAGCTCGAATTCCACGAGACCGGACAACTCGACGTACCGGAACAACGGCTGCCCGACGAACCGGCCACCACCAAGGCGGGGGCGTGA
- a CDS encoding branched-chain amino acid ABC transporter permease: MNTLPQQLANGLLLGSMYGLIAIGYTMVYGIVQLINFAHGEIFMTGAFGALTVSLILPTGTSMWILLPAMLIGGGLVAILIAVGAERFAYRPLRGAPRLAPLITAIGLSLALQEAVRNFYPKADRPRTFPDIGGSHDLGSITIRDGDLFLIIAAALCMTGLALFVRRSRTGRAMQATAQDPDTAQLMGIDTNRIIVIAFAIGGFFAAVAAIAYGFKYGSIDYRMGFLMGLKAFTAAVLGGIGNIYGAMLGGLVLGIAETLASAYIDGIPGMQQLGGSTWANVWAFGLLILVLLFRPQGLLGERVADRA; the protein is encoded by the coding sequence GTGAACACCCTGCCGCAGCAGCTGGCCAACGGGCTGCTCCTCGGCTCGATGTACGGGCTCATCGCCATCGGCTACACGATGGTGTACGGCATCGTCCAGCTCATCAACTTCGCGCACGGCGAGATATTCATGACCGGAGCGTTCGGCGCGCTCACGGTCTCCCTGATCCTTCCCACCGGCACCTCGATGTGGATCCTGCTCCCCGCCATGCTGATCGGAGGCGGCCTCGTCGCCATCCTGATCGCGGTCGGAGCGGAACGATTCGCCTACAGACCCCTGCGCGGAGCCCCCCGACTGGCACCCCTCATCACCGCCATCGGCCTCTCCCTCGCCCTCCAGGAAGCGGTCCGCAACTTCTACCCGAAGGCCGACCGCCCCCGCACCTTCCCCGACATCGGCGGCTCCCACGACCTCGGCAGCATCACCATCCGGGACGGCGACCTCTTCCTCATCATCGCCGCCGCCCTCTGCATGACCGGACTCGCCCTCTTCGTCCGCCGCAGCCGCACCGGCCGCGCCATGCAGGCCACCGCCCAGGACCCGGACACCGCCCAGCTGATGGGCATCGACACGAACCGCATCATCGTGATCGCCTTCGCCATCGGCGGCTTCTTCGCCGCCGTCGCCGCGATCGCCTACGGGTTCAAGTACGGCTCCATCGACTACCGCATGGGCTTCCTCATGGGCCTCAAGGCCTTCACCGCAGCCGTCCTCGGCGGCATCGGCAACATCTACGGCGCCATGCTCGGCGGACTCGTCCTCGGCATCGCCGAGACCCTCGCCTCCGCCTACATCGACGGCATCCCCGGCATGCAGCAGCTCGGCGGCTCCACCTGGGCCAACGTCTGGGCCTTCGGCCTCCTCATCCTCGTCCTCCTCTTCAGGCCACAAGGCCTGCTGGGCGAACGCGTCGCGGACAGGGCGTGA
- a CDS encoding branched-chain amino acid ABC transporter substrate-binding protein, giving the protein MLILTTVLTTGALTLTACGSRDEGGDKGGDSGGTTLTIGVDAPLSGENSTTGLGIQYGAQIAIDDANKKKTVDGVTFKLKALDDKAQPATGQQNATALVGDKSVVGAVGPLNSGVAQSMQQVFASANMVQISPSNTDPSLTQGKDWQGGTKKRAYKTYFRTATTDALQGGFAADYAYNTLKKKKAFVVDDKQTYGAGLAKIFKEQFVKAGGKAVGTDHINTGDKDFASLVSRIKAAKADIVYYGGQYDESQLITKQLKEAGVKIPLFGGDGMFATTYIETAGKAAEGDLSTSVGVPVDTLPAAKTFVETYKAKGYKGDYGAYGGYSYDATTAIINAVKAVKEANGGKLPSGDELRSKVVEEVQKSNFDGITGKVAFDEFGDTTNKQLTVYQVEKGAWKAVKTGTYEGN; this is encoded by the coding sequence TTGCTCATACTCACCACAGTGCTCACCACCGGGGCACTGACCCTCACCGCCTGCGGTTCCCGCGACGAAGGCGGCGACAAGGGTGGCGACAGCGGCGGCACCACGCTGACCATCGGTGTCGACGCCCCCCTCTCCGGCGAGAACTCCACGACCGGCCTCGGCATCCAGTACGGCGCCCAGATCGCCATCGACGACGCCAACAAGAAGAAGACCGTCGACGGCGTCACCTTCAAGCTGAAGGCCCTCGACGACAAGGCGCAGCCCGCCACCGGCCAGCAGAACGCCACCGCGCTCGTCGGCGACAAGTCCGTCGTCGGCGCCGTCGGCCCGCTGAACTCCGGCGTCGCCCAGTCGATGCAGCAGGTCTTCGCCTCCGCCAACATGGTGCAGATCTCGCCGTCCAACACGGACCCCTCCCTCACCCAGGGCAAGGACTGGCAGGGCGGCACCAAGAAGCGCGCCTACAAGACGTACTTCCGCACCGCCACCACCGACGCCCTCCAGGGCGGCTTCGCGGCCGACTACGCCTACAACACGCTCAAGAAGAAGAAGGCCTTCGTCGTCGACGACAAGCAGACGTACGGCGCCGGCCTCGCCAAGATCTTCAAGGAGCAGTTCGTCAAGGCGGGCGGCAAGGCCGTCGGCACCGACCACATCAACACCGGTGACAAGGACTTCGCCTCCCTCGTCTCCCGCATCAAGGCCGCCAAGGCCGACATCGTCTACTACGGCGGCCAGTACGACGAGTCCCAGCTGATCACCAAGCAGCTCAAGGAAGCCGGCGTCAAGATCCCGCTGTTCGGCGGTGACGGCATGTTCGCCACCACCTACATCGAGACCGCCGGCAAGGCCGCCGAGGGCGACCTGTCCACCTCCGTCGGCGTCCCCGTCGACACCCTGCCCGCCGCCAAGACCTTCGTCGAGACGTACAAGGCCAAGGGCTACAAGGGCGACTACGGCGCCTACGGCGGCTACTCCTACGACGCCACCACCGCCATCATCAACGCGGTCAAGGCCGTCAAGGAGGCCAACGGCGGCAAGCTGCCCTCCGGCGACGAGCTCCGCTCCAAGGTCGTCGAAGAGGTCCAGAAGTCGAACTTCGACGGCATCACCGGCAAGGTCGCCTTCGACGAGTTCGGCGACACCACCAACAAGCAGCTGACCGTGTACCAGGTCGAGAAGGGCGCGTGGAAGGCCGTCAAGACCGGCACCTACGAGGGCAACTGA